AGTACAAGTTTTAGCTCATTTTTACATTTTAGGTTTACACAGGAGCATAGATGAATTAAGAAAGGAGTTAGGTATAGAAAATCTTTCCAATTTTTATACGACCAATTTTAAAGAATTAAATAAAATTATAGAAAAAGTAAGCAACATTCTTCCAGTAATTTTAGAAATACAAAAATCAAACCCTTATGCTTATAAAGTTAGAGATATAGGAGTAAACGAATTACAAAAAATAAAAGAAGAATTGGGTGGTTAAATGATTTTCATATTAAGAGAAAAAGCGGATTATTCTGTATTAAGAGAAAAATTACAAGATTCATCTGCCTCTTATAAGTTTCTAGATCTTTATGGTAAAAAAATTGTAGTAGCATGGCCAGACGAATATGTATCAAATATTGTAGATCCAAGTATTGAAATAACAGTAAAACCGAAAAAGCCTTATCAATTAGTGAGTAATGAATGGAAAAAAGAACCAACAAAAGTTAAAGTGAAAGATGCTGAAATTGGAGATAATAAAGTAATAGTAGCCGCTGGACCTTGTGCTGTTGAAAACGAAGAACAAGTTTTAACAGTTGCTAAGGCAGTAAAGAGGGCTGGAGCATCGATTTTAAGAGGCGGAGCATATAAACCTAGGACTAGTCCTTATTCTTTTCAAGGTCTAGGAGAAGAAGGTTTGAAGATATTGAAAAAAGCATCAGAAGAAACTGGTTTACCTATAGTTTCTGAGATTATGGACACTAGAGATATAGAAATTTTTAAAAAATATGTAGATATGATGCAAATAGGGGCAAGAAATGCACAGAACTTTGACCTACTAAAAGAGGTTGGAAAAGCTGGTTTACCAGTATTACTAAAAAGAGGAATGGCAAATACTGTTGAAGAGTGGTTACTTACAGCTGAATATATATTATTAGAAGGGAATGGAAATGTAGTTTTATGTGAAAGAGGTATAAGAACTTTTGAAAAAGCTACGAGATTTACAATAGATATAGGAGGAATGGTTGCGGCTAAATTACAGACTCACTTACCAATTTGTGCTGATCCTAGTCATCCAGCAGGTAAAAGAGAACTCGTTCATTCATTAGCTTTGGCAGCAGTAGCTGCTGGTGCAGATATGTTACTTATTGAAGTTCATCCTCATCCAGAAAAAGCATTAAGTGATTCAGAACAACAATTAACCCCAGAGTCCTTTGAAGTATTAATGAATAGGATTAGGGCATTAGCTAATGCACTAGGTAGAACTGCATGAGGATAGTAAATGAGAATTTATGTAATAATGAGATTTCTATAGTAATTGGAAAAGGAGCCTTATCTGCATTAGAGGAATTAAAAGATAAGAAGGTTGCCCTTTTTTATTCACAAAAAATTGATCCCTCTAGAGTGAAGAGTCATCTGAAGAGTTTTATCGAAATACCAATTATTGACGGTGAAGGTGCTAAAGACATTCAATATGCATTAAAGCTTGTGAAACTTCTTTTTGAAAATGGCTTTGATAGAGGAGATTATGTTATTGCTTTAGGTGGTGGTACAGTAACAGATGTGGTAGGTTTTGTTGCGTCTATCTATATGAGAGGGATAAATCTAATCAATATTCCAACTACTCTTCTAGGTATGGTAGATGCGGCTATTGGTGGAAAGACCGGTGTAAATTTTGAAAATGTGAAAAATGTTTTAGGTACATTTTATCAGCCAACTATGATAATATCAGATTTAAATTTTTTAGAAACTCTTCCATTAGAAGAGATAAAGAAGGGCTTAGCTGAAGTTATTAAATATGGTTTAGTTCTAGATAAAGATCTATATGATTATCTGGCTATGAATAAAGAGAAGATTTTTGCTAAAGATGAAAGTGCATTAGAGGAAATTATATATAAATCAAGTGTAGATAAGTTTTCTGTAGTAAAGGCTGATGAAAGGGAGACAAAGGGTATTAGAATTGTATTAAATTTTGGTCACACAATAGGTCATGCTATAGAAGCAGGAAGCAACTTTACTGTACCGCATGGTTATGCTATATCTGTTGGCATGGTTTGCGAAGCTAAGATGGCCGAAGAAGTAGGGTATGCCGAAGAAGGAGTTGTAGAGGACGTTACATGGATATTGTCTCAATATGAATTACCTCTTACCGTGGACTCTCTTAATGCTAAGATTGATGTTAAGAAAGCTATTGATGCAATTACAAAGGATAAAAAAGTAAGAGGTGGATATGTAATGATGCCTTTTCCAACTAGGATAGGTGATTGGAAAAGAGTAGATGTACCGATAGAAACTTTAAAGGGGTTTGCAGAGCAATGCTTGAGATAAATTATGATACGAAACTTTTAGGTGTAGTTGGCGAAAATATATCATATACATTATCACCAGCGATACACAATTATTCTTTTCAAGAATTAGGTATTAATGCTGTTTATTTAGCATTTGATATAAAAAGTGATGAATTTAAAGAAATATTCCCTGGGTTAGTCAAAATAGCATATGGTTTGAATATTACTATACCTTATAAGGAAATTGCAATAAAATATGTAGAAGCTCAGAGTGAAGCAAAAAGAATTGGTGCAATAAATACTATTTTTAATGGCAAAGGATATAACACAGATTATATTGCAATTAAGAGTTTGGTACAAGAGAGAATAGATAAATTTGAAACGTGTACTATATTCGGTGCTGGTGGGGCAGCTAGGGCAGCTATTTTTGCTTTACATGATTTAGATTGCTCAATTAATGTTATAAATAGGAGTAAAGAGAAAGCTGAAAAATTAATAGAAGAAATGAGGAATAAAAATATAGAAATAAAAATTACATATAATTGCAAAAGTGATATAATAGTTAATTCGACTCCTAATCCAGATTTTGTTCCAGATGAGTGTGTTAATGGTAAATTAGTAATCGATTTTGTCTATAAACCAGTCATAACTTCATTGATCAAGAGGGCTCAGAATAAGAATATAAAAACAATAAACGGTATCGAAATCCTTGTAAGGCAAGCAATGGAAGCTGAAAAAATTTGGTTTGGAAAATCATTAGAAGATGAAGAAGTGGTGAATTATCTTTATGCCAGGAAACTCATTTGGTGAATTATTTAGAATAACAACTTTCGGAGAGAGTCATGGTCCTATGGTTGGTGTCGTGATAGATGGAGTACCAGCAGGATTACCAATAAAAAAAGAAGACATAGAATTTGAATTGTCCTTTAGGAGACCTGGTAGACAATTCGTTACTGGTAGAAGAGAAAAAGATGAACCAGAAATTGTTAGTGGGGTTTATAACGGAAGAACAACAGGTGCTCCTATTACTATTTTGGTTAAAAATACTGATGTTATCTCATCCTTATATGAAGAAATACATTACAAGCCTAGACCTGGTCACGCTGATCTCCCTTATATTATGAAATACGGGTTTGAAAATTGGGATTATAGAGGTGGTGGAAGGGCAAGTGCAAGAGAAACAGTTGGTAGGGTAGCTGCGTCTGCAATAGCAAAGAAGTTATTAATGTTAACTGATACATGGATTGCCGGGCATTTAAAAAGCCTAGGATATGTTGAACTGAATGAACCGGTAACTTTTGAAGAGGTTTTATGTTCAAAGTACAGTCCAGTTAGAGCTAGTAAGAAGTGGTTAGAGAAAAAATATGAAGAATTAGTAAAGCAAGCTACAGTAGAGGGTGATAGTTGGGGAGGAATAGCTGAAATAATAGTTAGAAATCCACCAATAGGCCTCGGAGAACCAGTATTTGATAAACTTAAAGCTGATTTGGCTAAAGCTCTATTATCTATTCCAGCCGTAATGGGATTTGAATATGGGCTAGGATTCAATGCAGCGAAGATGAAAGGAAGTGAGGCAAATGATGAAATAGTAAAGAAAGGAGATAAATACAGATGGAAATTTAATAATTCTGGAGGTATTTTGGGAGGTTTATCTACTGGAGAGGATATACTGGTTCGTTGCGCATTTAAACCTACTAGTTCCATAAGAAAACCCCAGAAAACAATAGATTTAAGGACTGGAGAGGAGACTACGATTTCTGTGATTGGAAGACATGACCCGGCTGTAGCCATTAGGGGTGTTTCCGTAGCTGAGGCAATGGTCTCTTTAGTTATTGTCGATCATGCAATGAGAGCGGGATATATTCCTACAGTTAGGATTTCAGATGATCAAATAAAAATAATAGAGGAAAGATGGAATAAGTATATTAGCTTATGCAAACCTACGCAGGTATCTCAGTAGTTAACGCTTTACCTAGCTGGTATGGTTCGTCAATGGCAGTAAATTTAACAGTTAGTGTAAGCATAAAAGAGGCAGAAAAATGCAAAAAGAATGATATACTTATAGATACTATTCTGAATTTCTTTCATGAAAAATATGGAATTCCATGCCTAGATATAAATGTAGAGTCACAAATACCAGAAAAAAGTGGTTTAAAAAGTAGTAGTGCTGTATCAACTGCATTAATTGGTGAAATATCTAAAAAGTTCGGAATAGAGATTGATGTTCCTAAATATTCAGCTATTTTATCATTAAAAGCTGGTGTTTCATACACTGGGGCTTTAGATGACGCAACATCATCATATTATGGTGGTGTTAGTTTCACTTATAATAAAGAATTTAAAATAATAGATATAAAAGATCCTCCAGAATTATCTGCAATTATATTGCCTAGAGGGGGTAGAAATATTAAGATAGATCTACAGAATCTTAAAAAATATAGATTAATATTCGAAGAAATATTTAGAGTATCTAGACAAAATATTGTTTTAGGCATGAAGTTAAATGGAATTCTTGTAGCAAATATTTTAGGTTATGATACAAATGAAATAGAAGTAGCACTTAAAAAAGGTGCTTTAGCGGCTGGAATAACTGGAAACGGTCCTTCAATATTTGCGGTAACAAAAATAGGTGAAGAAGGACCTATTGTAGACGCTTTATCAAAATTCGGAAACGTAATTGTAACGAGGTCTGTAGGGTATGTTAGTAGAGATTAATCCTTCAAAAATTTATGGGAAAGTTAAAGCCCCTCAGTCAAAAAGTTTTGGAATAAGACTAGTTCTATATTCATTATTAAAAGAAAGTAAGCTAGACAACTTAATACCTTCTGATGACGTTAATGTGGCTATTAATGTTGTTAAACAGCTAGGAGTTAGTGTTGAAGGCACTTACTTTAAGAGGGAAAAAGAGCTTGTAACCCCAAAATTTTTGTATTTCGGTGGTTCTGCAACGACATTAAGGATGAGTATACCAATACTTTCTGTTTTAGGTGTGGATACAATAATCGATGGAGATGAAACTTTGAGAAAAAGACCATTAAATGCTATTATTAAGGCATTAGAGGGTAGTGTTTCTTTTTCTTCGTCATTACTTCCGACAAAAATTAGTGGAAAGCTTAAGGAGAATTTTGTACGAATAGAAGGTGGAGAAAGTAGTCAATACATATCTGGATTCATCTATGCTTTTTCATTAGTAGGTGGTGGAGAAATAGAAATAATTCCACCTATATCCTCTAAGAGTTATATTTATCTCACAATCGAATTATTAAATAGTCTAGGCGGAAATATAAAAATGAAAGGAAATAAAATATACGTTGAAAAGGGAGATTTCAAACCTTATATAGGTAAAGTTCCAGGAGATTATGCTTTAGCTTCATTTTATGCTTCCTCCAGTATAGTTTCAGGAGGGGAAATTGTAATCGAGGACGTTTATGAGTTACCTAATTTTGATGGAGATCATTCTATAGTTAATTTTTATAAGATGATGGGGGCAGAATCTTATGTTAAAGATAATAAATGGATTGTAAAGAGTAGTGAAAAGCTAAACGGTATTGAGGTCAATGTTGATGATTATCCCGATTTAGCTCCTTCTATTGCATCATTAGCTCCTTTTTCTTCTTCACCTACAATTATAAAGGGTATAAAGAGACTTAAGACAAAGGAAAGTAATAGAGTTGTAACTATTTCAGAAACATTATCAAAATTTGGAGTAAAGGTAGAATATGATGAGGACAAAATCGTTATTTATCCTTCTGAAGTTAAAGCTGGTCATGTAATTTGTCCTAATGATCATAGGATAGCAATGTTAGCATCAGTTTTATCTTTTAAGTCTGGTGGTACAATTGAAAAAGCAGAATGTGTAAATAAGAGCAATCCAAATTTCTGGAAAGATTTAATTTCCTTAAATGGGAGAATAATAATAAGATGACTTTTGTTGTAGCATCTTTACCAATACGTAGTGAAAAGGATTTAGATAAAATTCCGCGATTATTAGATGCTGATTTTGTTGAGCTAAGACTAGATTACTCCACTTCTCTTCCAGAAATACAAGTTATTGAGAAGTATAAAGATAGAATAATTGTGACTATAAGAGATGTAGATGAAGGAGGAATAAACAAAATAGACCCAGAAATAAAAGCGGAGTATTTAATAGAATTAAATAAGAAAAATATACTATATGATGTTGAGGCTAAATTCGCTAAAAAATATAATATTCCGACTAGTAATAAAATTGTTTCAATACATTATCTAGATAGGGTTCCTTCTTACTCAGAAGTTTTTGAGTCACTAAGAGACTTCATAAAAGAAAGTTTTCTGTTAAAAGTTGCTGTAATTGGAAAAGATGGATATAAAGAGCTTTTATCAAAACTTCTGGAACTCGAGAAAATAGCTGTAATGCCTATTGGTGTTAATCCTTTAGAGAGAATAGCGTTTTCAATTTTGGGATCTAAACTGATTTATGGACATGCAGGCGAAGAAACAGCTAAGGGTCAATTTCATTATAAAGTTGCTAAGCAAATACTAGATTATTTAACTTCAATCTCTATTTCGTCTCCTTCAATTTTAACTGGATAAAGTTTTATAGGATTTTTAGTTGCACCCTTTATAGCTCTTCCGTCTTTCAGAGAGAAATGAGTAAAATGGCACTGACATATAAGTTCTTCCCTTATTACTACACCTACTTTTGATAAGTCGCATCCTAGATGCGGACATCTACTATCTAATGCATAGAAATTATTTCCACCTAAATATATTATTAGTATATCTTTACCATTAATAATAATTTTCTTTTTCTCTCCAACTTTGAAATCAGATTTTTTTAATCTCACAAATTATGAATATAGTTTAAATCCTTTAACCCTAATTCTCTAAATTGTAGTAATATCCCTTTTAAGTTACTAAGTATTTATAATATTTCATCAACTTTCATATGCAAAGTATTTATAATGTCAAAATCATATTATATAATAGATAGAAGAGGTGTAATAAGTTGAGTATAAATGAGGAAAAGCTATTAAATAAGATTGACTATAGGATAATAGAAATAAAGAATATTTCACCATCTGCAGAAGTCAGAGCAATAGTAATAACCAACAAACAACCATCAACTGAAATAGTAAATGATATTTCAACTATTGCAAAAGTAGAACTTGTAATGCCATTTCTTTCTACGGTTAAAGTAAAAGCAAAAGCTAAAGATTTACTTACTTTGGCTGAAAAGGATTACGTTAAATTCATTATGTTAGAAGAAGTTTTAGCTAAGCTTGAAGAATTTTAAAAAGTGGAGTTAAGAGATTGGCAAAAGCAATTAAAAGATAAAGTAATAAATGCTGTCAAAGAAGGTTTTTTAGTCGCATTAAACTCCCCTACGGG
The sequence above is drawn from the Sulfurisphaera tokodaii str. 7 genome and encodes:
- a CDS encoding shikimate dehydrogenase family protein, which translates into the protein MLEINYDTKLLGVVGENISYTLSPAIHNYSFQELGINAVYLAFDIKSDEFKEIFPGLVKIAYGLNITIPYKEIAIKYVEAQSEAKRIGAINTIFNGKGYNTDYIAIKSLVQERIDKFETCTIFGAGGAARAAIFALHDLDCSINVINRSKEKAEKLIEEMRNKNIEIKITYNCKSDIIVNSTPNPDFVPDECVNGKLVIDFVYKPVITSLIKRAQNKNIKTINGIEILVRQAMEAEKIWFGKSLEDEEVVNYLYARKLIW
- the aroB gene encoding 3-dehydroquinate synthase, translated to MRIVNENLCNNEISIVIGKGALSALEELKDKKVALFYSQKIDPSRVKSHLKSFIEIPIIDGEGAKDIQYALKLVKLLFENGFDRGDYVIALGGGTVTDVVGFVASIYMRGINLINIPTTLLGMVDAAIGGKTGVNFENVKNVLGTFYQPTMIISDLNFLETLPLEEIKKGLAEVIKYGLVLDKDLYDYLAMNKEKIFAKDESALEEIIYKSSVDKFSVVKADERETKGIRIVLNFGHTIGHAIEAGSNFTVPHGYAISVGMVCEAKMAEEVGYAEEGVVEDVTWILSQYELPLTVDSLNAKIDVKKAIDAITKDKKVRGGYVMMPFPTRIGDWKRVDVPIETLKGFAEQCLR
- a CDS encoding Rieske (2Fe-2S) protein — translated: MRLKKSDFKVGEKKKIIINGKDILIIYLGGNNFYALDSRCPHLGCDLSKVGVVIREELICQCHFTHFSLKDGRAIKGATKNPIKLYPVKIEGDEIEIEVK
- the aroC gene encoding chorismate synthase produces the protein MPGNSFGELFRITTFGESHGPMVGVVIDGVPAGLPIKKEDIEFELSFRRPGRQFVTGRREKDEPEIVSGVYNGRTTGAPITILVKNTDVISSLYEEIHYKPRPGHADLPYIMKYGFENWDYRGGGRASARETVGRVAASAIAKKLLMLTDTWIAGHLKSLGYVELNEPVTFEEVLCSKYSPVRASKKWLEKKYEELVKQATVEGDSWGGIAEIIVRNPPIGLGEPVFDKLKADLAKALLSIPAVMGFEYGLGFNAAKMKGSEANDEIVKKGDKYRWKFNNSGGILGGLSTGEDILVRCAFKPTSSIRKPQKTIDLRTGEETTISVIGRHDPAVAIRGVSVAEAMVSLVIVDHAMRAGYIPTVRISDDQIKIIEERWNKYISLCKPTQVSQ
- the aroF gene encoding 3-deoxy-7-phosphoheptulonate synthase; translated protein: MIFILREKADYSVLREKLQDSSASYKFLDLYGKKIVVAWPDEYVSNIVDPSIEITVKPKKPYQLVSNEWKKEPTKVKVKDAEIGDNKVIVAAGPCAVENEEQVLTVAKAVKRAGASILRGGAYKPRTSPYSFQGLGEEGLKILKKASEETGLPIVSEIMDTRDIEIFKKYVDMMQIGARNAQNFDLLKEVGKAGLPVLLKRGMANTVEEWLLTAEYILLEGNGNVVLCERGIRTFEKATRFTIDIGGMVAAKLQTHLPICADPSHPAGKRELVHSLALAAVAAGADMLLIEVHPHPEKALSDSEQQLTPESFEVLMNRIRALANALGRTA
- a CDS encoding type I 3-dehydroquinate dehydratase, which codes for MTFVVASLPIRSEKDLDKIPRLLDADFVELRLDYSTSLPEIQVIEKYKDRIIVTIRDVDEGGINKIDPEIKAEYLIELNKKNILYDVEAKFAKKYNIPTSNKIVSIHYLDRVPSYSEVFESLRDFIKESFLLKVAVIGKDGYKELLSKLLELEKIAVMPIGVNPLERIAFSILGSKLIYGHAGEETAKGQFHYKVAKQILDYLTSISISSPSILTG
- the aroA gene encoding 3-phosphoshikimate 1-carboxyvinyltransferase; protein product: MLVEINPSKIYGKVKAPQSKSFGIRLVLYSLLKESKLDNLIPSDDVNVAINVVKQLGVSVEGTYFKREKELVTPKFLYFGGSATTLRMSIPILSVLGVDTIIDGDETLRKRPLNAIIKALEGSVSFSSSLLPTKISGKLKENFVRIEGGESSQYISGFIYAFSLVGGGEIEIIPPISSKSYIYLTIELLNSLGGNIKMKGNKIYVEKGDFKPYIGKVPGDYALASFYASSSIVSGGEIVIEDVYELPNFDGDHSIVNFYKMMGAESYVKDNKWIVKSSEKLNGIEVNVDDYPDLAPSIASLAPFSSSPTIIKGIKRLKTKESNRVVTISETLSKFGVKVEYDEDKIVIYPSEVKAGHVICPNDHRIAMLASVLSFKSGGTIEKAECVNKSNPNFWKDLISLNGRIIIR
- a CDS encoding shikimate kinase, translating into MQTYAGISVVNALPSWYGSSMAVNLTVSVSIKEAEKCKKNDILIDTILNFFHEKYGIPCLDINVESQIPEKSGLKSSSAVSTALIGEISKKFGIEIDVPKYSAILSLKAGVSYTGALDDATSSYYGGVSFTYNKEFKIIDIKDPPELSAIILPRGGRNIKIDLQNLKKYRLIFEEIFRVSRQNIVLGMKLNGILVANILGYDTNEIEVALKKGALAAGITGNGPSIFAVTKIGEEGPIVDALSKFGNVIVTRSVGYVSRD